In Sulfurimonas sp. hsl 1-7, the genomic window AGTGAACAACACATCTTTAGCACTGAACGTTTCTCCGTCATGCCATTTTACACCCTTTCTTAACTCGAATACTAAAGTTTTATCATCTTTAAAGTAGTAGTTTTTTGCAAGGTCTCCAATGATGTTTTTGTTGTCTTTATCATATTTTACAAGACCGTTAAAAATAAATCCCGCTATCTCTCCCGAGCTTGAATCAGTTGCTAGCAGAGGATTTAATCTTGAAGGATTTGCCGACGTTGCAAGATGCAAAGTCGATGCGAAAAGATTGTAAGTGATTAGAAGCGCAAAAAGAAATTTCATATTTAGTTAATCGGTTTCCCGTTCACAAGAAGTTGTCCGTTTTTATAGGTTGATTTAAACTTCACACTATTCTCTTGCACTTCCGCATATGTATATATATTGAGCCCTTTATTTTCCAACTCTTGATAGAGCTCTTTTGAAAGTACCAGTTCAGAACTCATATCTATGTTATTTAAAGCATCCATCGGCATTTGTTTCATTTTTACTGCAAGATCCGGGTCTGCTTTAATGTTTACAAGAGAGTTAAAACTAAACCCTTTATACTCCTTAGTTTTGTTATAGATAATATCATCAACAGAGATATTTTTAATATTTAACTCTAAACCTTTTGAGAACAGATCGATTATCACCTTCTCGATCTCTTTTGACGTTGTACGACCTGTTTTTACATTTTGGTCAGCCACTAATGTTTGCAGTTTATCAAACAACTCTTTATCAAGTTGTGAGAGTGCAAATTCATATTTAAACTCTTTAACTGCCAAGTCAAGTTCAGAACCTTCTATAGTCATCTCTTTAAAGGCCGAAGTTCCAAAAAGTTTAGTTTTTTCCCCTTGATCATCAGAAGCAAACTTTCCACTGAAGTCATTTACGTTCATATACAGAGCATCATTTTTTTCATCTACAATAAATTTAAAGTTTTTCACACTTAGATCCGTATTGTAAGTTGCTTTAGATGTAAAATCTGAACTCCCCTGAAAATTTTCCACGTTAAATACAAACTTATCTCTTTTATCTACAATGTTAAGATTGAGTTTTCCTATATGAAAAAGTGAACTTTGAGGTGCTATCAACCTCCCTTTTCCATCAAACTTTGTGTCGTTTAAAAAGAGTGTTAACGTAGTACCGTCTTCTGCTTTGAATGTTTGTTCAATATCCTTAATGTAACCGTCAAATTGCTCACTTGATAGATGATAGTTCATATGGTAACTAAGACCTTTAGTCGCAAGAAAGCTATCAAGCTGTTTATAAAAATTTATATCGTTTTTTTTCAAAGATTCCATCATTTTTTCAGAAAAATCTATAGGATAGATATCTAGTGCTATTGTGCTAAAAAAAGGAATATTACTGTGCTCGACATCTACACCGACTACTACACCGTTGATCAAAGAATCTACATAAGGGGGTATTTGGTTTGTAGCATATTGGTTTAAAAAGTCTATAAATTTTGCAGAATCTTGAAGTAAAAATTCGTAGTGTTTAGAGGTTGTAAGATAGGAACTTGTTTCTAGTGATTCTTTCACTTCTAAACCATGGTTCTTAAGTTCATTAACTCTTTCATCCATCGTAGAGCTGACATACTTATTTCCAATGATTGGTAAAGTGGCTAAAACACCAATAACTAATACGATGAGTATCGAAACTTTTTTCATATACTAAACCTTTATATTTTATTGCGAGCATTATATACAAAAGTTTTTAAAGATAGTGAAAATTGAAAAAATGTGATTTATATTTTAGAAGAATAAAGAAAGTATCCAGAGAAAAACTCTGGATAGATTGTAAGAAAAGTTTTCTCGAAAAAACGATTAACGTTTTGAGAACTGACGAGAACGACGTGCTTTTCTTTTACCTGGCTTTTTACGTTCAACAACACGTGAATCACGAGTCATCATACCTTCAGGTTTAAGGATAGCTTTTAACTCTGGGTTAAATTTTACTAATGCACGAGAAATACCGTGGCGAAGAGCGTCAGCTTGACCACCGAAACCACCACCTAAAGTAGTAGCAACGATATCTACAGCACCGTCTTGTTTAGTAATGTTTAATGGTTGTTTAACACGAAGTTTTTTCGCCTCAAGACCACCTAAAAACGCGTCTAAAGAAAGACCGTTTACAGTAATTTTACCGCTACCTGGAGTTAACCAAACTTTAGCGATTGAGCTTTTACGACGACCAGTTGCATATATTTTATTTGCCATATATCAATCCTTACTTAGCAATTTGTGCAGTGTGAGGATGTTGGTCACCTGCATATACTTTTAATTTTTTAAGCATTTTTGCACCAAGCTTAGTTTTAGGAAGCATACCACGAGTAGCTAATTTATATAGTTTCTCAGGGTTTTTCTCTAAAAGCTCAGTCATTTTAACACTTTTTGTACTACCGAAGTAACCAGAGTGAGAGTGGTACTCTTTATTAGCGATTTTACCTAAACCGTTAAATTTTACTTTAGAAGCATTGATGATAACTACGTAGTCACCACAGTCGATATTTGGAGTATAACATGGTTTGTTTTTACCACGAAGAGTTGTAGCTACTTCACTGATTAAACGACCGAATGTTTTACCCTCTGCGTCAATCAAAACCCATTTTTGATCGATTTGTTCAGCAGAAGCAATTTTAGTAAATTTCATTCTTGAACCTTTCAAGTTTATATTTTAAGTGGTGGAAGTATAGCTGGATAAACTTATATTCTACTTAATTTAAGGTTTTTATAAGATTTTAATGTTTGAGGCAAAAGTTTTGGATTTGGAATTTTACCATAAATGAAACAAAATCATCGTTATGTAATAAAAGATATAATGTTCATTTCAGTAGAACTTTTGTATAATTTGAAATCAATTTTGTTATTTAAAATTAAAGGAAAGTAATATTATGTTAAAAAAGTACACTCTTTTATCGCTTACTTTTGGGCTTTTAACTACACCTGCACTTATGGCAGAGACTCAAAAATCTGCGATTAAAGCAAACGGTCAAGTAGTTTATCTTGATCAACAAAAGAATGTAGAAAATATCCAAGATATGTTC contains:
- the rpsI gene encoding 30S ribosomal protein S9, translated to MANKIYATGRRKSSIAKVWLTPGSGKITVNGLSLDAFLGGLEAKKLRVKQPLNITKQDGAVDIVATTLGGGFGGQADALRHGISRALVKFNPELKAILKPEGMMTRDSRVVERKKPGKRKARRSRQFSKR
- the rplM gene encoding 50S ribosomal protein L13, coding for MKFTKIASAEQIDQKWVLIDAEGKTFGRLISEVATTLRGKNKPCYTPNIDCGDYVVIINASKVKFNGLGKIANKEYHSHSGYFGSTKSVKMTELLEKNPEKLYKLATRGMLPKTKLGAKMLKKLKVYAGDQHPHTAQIAK
- a CDS encoding DUF945 family protein, with amino-acid sequence MKKVSILIVLVIGVLATLPIIGNKYVSSTMDERVNELKNHGLEVKESLETSSYLTTSKHYEFLLQDSAKFIDFLNQYATNQIPPYVDSLINGVVVGVDVEHSNIPFFSTIALDIYPIDFSEKMMESLKKNDINFYKQLDSFLATKGLSYHMNYHLSSEQFDGYIKDIEQTFKAEDGTTLTLFLNDTKFDGKGRLIAPQSSLFHIGKLNLNIVDKRDKFVFNVENFQGSSDFTSKATYNTDLSVKNFKFIVDEKNDALYMNVNDFSGKFASDDQGEKTKLFGTSAFKEMTIEGSELDLAVKEFKYEFALSQLDKELFDKLQTLVADQNVKTGRTTSKEIEKVIIDLFSKGLELNIKNISVDDIIYNKTKEYKGFSFNSLVNIKADPDLAVKMKQMPMDALNNIDMSSELVLSKELYQELENKGLNIYTYAEVQENSVKFKSTYKNGQLLVNGKPIN